A genomic window from Archocentrus centrarchus isolate MPI-CPG fArcCen1 chromosome 2, fArcCen1, whole genome shotgun sequence includes:
- the LOC115793118 gene encoding ras-related and estrogen-regulated growth inhibitor, producing MVTVKLLILGAPNTGKTALCVRFITKRFIGEYDHKKEVTYKCSRVLDQETVDLEILDLTWKESSVASLESSIRWADGFLLLYSVTQRFSFLEVPRLKALIDQTKQNLVVPAVLVANKADLEIGRQVTTEEGQRLAKDLRCGFRELSVAEAALAVEAAMLQLVRLVLDQQRPLPDRRSYMLTVRHALTRKLTRSKTMQW from the exons atggttaCAGTCAAACTCCTCATTCTGGGAGCTCCGAACACTGGGAAAACAG CCCTGTGTGTTCGTTTCATAACCAAGCGATTTATTGGAGAATAcgaccataaaaagg AGGTGACCTACAAATGCAGCCGGGTACTCGACCAGGAAACTGTTGATCTGGAGATTCTCGACTTAACTTGGAAG GAGAGCTCTGTAGCTTCTCTGGAGTCCTCCATCCGCTGGGCTGATGGTTTTCTGCTGCTCTACTCCGTCACACAACGCTTCAGCTTCCTGGAGGTCCCACGGCTCAAAGCACTCATTGACCAAACCAAGCAGAATCTGG TTGTTCCTGCAGTGCTGGTAGCCAACAAGGCAGATCTGGAAATCGGCAGGCAGGTGACAACAGAGGAAGGACAGAGACTGGCCAAAGATTTAAg gtgtggtTTCAGAGAGTTGTCTGTGGCAGAAGCGGCCCTGGCAGTGGAAGCAGCGATGCTTCAGCTCGTCAG GCTGGTGTTGGATCAGCAGCGCCCTCTGCCTGACCGTCGCTCCTACATGCTGACTGTTCGCCACGCTCTGACCAGGAAACTGACCAGATCTAAGACCATGCAGTGGTGA